One Pseudomonas fluorescens genomic region harbors:
- a CDS encoding YkgJ family cysteine cluster protein: MSCNSQKIRALRQQIPSFECVPGCHDCCGPVTTSPEEMARLPRKSRAEQDAALEELNCVHLGPNGCTVYEERPLICRLFGTTKTLPCPNERRPAELIHPRVEKQIFEYMAANRQVLI; encoded by the coding sequence ATGAGCTGCAACAGCCAGAAAATCCGCGCCCTGCGTCAGCAAATTCCCTCGTTCGAATGCGTGCCCGGCTGCCATGACTGCTGCGGCCCGGTGACCACCTCACCGGAAGAGATGGCCCGTCTGCCGCGCAAGAGCCGCGCCGAACAGGATGCAGCGCTGGAAGAGCTCAACTGCGTGCACTTGGGGCCGAACGGCTGCACGGTATATGAAGAGCGGCCGCTGATCTGCCGGTTGTTCGGCACGACCAAGACCTTGCCGTGCCCGAACGAGCGACGGCCGGCGGAGTTGATTCATCCGCGGGTTGAAAAGCAGATTTTCGAGTACATGGCGGCGAACCGGCAGGTGTTGATCTAA
- a CDS encoding NAD(P)/FAD-dependent oxidoreductase: protein MTARAQNTASQPHVASYYAASSLPHPDYPVLQGEAVADVCVVGGGFSGLNTALELAERGLSVVLLEAHKIGWGASGRNGGQLIRGVGHGLDQFANIIGADGVREMKLMGLEAVEIVRQRVERFGIACDLTWGYCDLANKPSDLEGFAEDAEELRGLGYRYETRLLQADEMHTVVGSKRYVGGLIDMGSGHLHPLNLALGEAAAAQQSGVQLFERSAVTRIDYGTEVKVHTAQGSVRAKTLVLGCNAYLNDLNSQLSGKVLPAGSYIIATEPLSDELAHSLLPQNMAVCDQRVALDYYRLSADRRLLFGGACHYSGRDPKDIGAYMQPKMLEVFPQLAGVKIDYQWGGMIGIGANRLPQIGRLADQPNVYYAQAYSGHGVNATHLAGKLLAAAISGQHSGGFDLFAKVPHITFPGGKLLRSPLLALGMLWHRMKELV, encoded by the coding sequence ATGACCGCCCGCGCTCAGAACACCGCGAGCCAACCTCACGTTGCCTCTTATTACGCCGCCAGCAGCCTGCCGCACCCCGACTATCCGGTGTTGCAAGGCGAAGCCGTGGCCGATGTCTGTGTGGTCGGCGGCGGCTTTTCCGGATTGAATACGGCGCTGGAGCTGGCTGAACGCGGCCTCAGTGTGGTGTTGCTGGAGGCGCACAAGATCGGCTGGGGCGCCAGCGGTCGCAATGGCGGGCAGCTGATTCGCGGGGTTGGCCACGGCCTCGACCAGTTCGCCAATATCATCGGTGCCGATGGCGTGCGTGAAATGAAGCTCATGGGCCTGGAAGCGGTGGAAATTGTCCGGCAGCGCGTCGAGCGTTTCGGCATTGCCTGCGACCTGACCTGGGGCTATTGCGACCTTGCCAACAAACCTTCCGACCTTGAAGGTTTCGCTGAAGATGCCGAGGAGTTGCGCGGCCTCGGCTATCGCTACGAAACCCGCTTGCTGCAAGCCGACGAGATGCACACCGTGGTCGGTTCGAAGCGCTACGTCGGCGGCTTGATCGACATGGGCTCCGGGCATCTGCACCCATTGAATCTGGCCTTGGGCGAGGCGGCGGCGGCGCAGCAATCGGGTGTGCAGCTGTTCGAGCGATCGGCGGTGACGCGCATCGATTACGGCACCGAAGTGAAGGTGCACACCGCGCAGGGTTCGGTACGGGCGAAAACCCTGGTGCTCGGCTGCAATGCTTATCTCAACGACCTCAACTCGCAACTAAGCGGCAAAGTTTTGCCCGCTGGCAGCTACATCATCGCGACTGAGCCATTGTCCGACGAGTTGGCCCATAGCCTTTTGCCGCAGAACATGGCCGTCTGCGACCAGCGGGTGGCGCTGGATTACTACCGGCTCTCGGCGGATCGACGCTTGCTGTTTGGCGGCGCGTGTCACTACTCGGGGCGTGATCCGAAAGACATCGGCGCTTACATGCAGCCGAAGATGCTCGAAGTGTTCCCGCAACTGGCCGGGGTGAAGATTGATTACCAGTGGGGCGGGATGATCGGCATCGGCGCCAACCGCTTGCCACAGATCGGCCGGCTCGCCGATCAGCCGAACGTGTATTACGCCCAGGCCTATTCCGGCCACGGAGTGAATGCCACCCACCTGGCGGGCAAGCTGCTGGCCGCAGCGATCAGTGGCCAGCACAGCGGCGGGTTCGATCTGTTTGCCAAGGTGCCGCACATCACCTTCCCCGGCGGTAAGCTTTTGCGCTCGCCATTGTTGGCGCTGGGGATGTTGTGGCATCGAATGAAAGAGTTGGTCTGA
- a CDS encoding DUF1127 domain-containing protein: protein MNGLSDVRLTLHSQELAAGQKENARNLMRNAPSGLSRWGLLWHRLHTRKALLALTTDQLRDVGLTREQALEEGLKPFWRI from the coding sequence ATGAACGGCTTGAGCGATGTGCGGCTGACGTTACACAGTCAGGAACTGGCGGCAGGGCAGAAGGAAAATGCGCGCAATCTCATGCGTAACGCACCGTCTGGCCTGAGTCGCTGGGGTCTGTTGTGGCATCGTCTGCACACGCGCAAGGCCTTGCTGGCGCTGACCACGGATCAGCTCAGGGACGTCGGCCTGACGCGTGAACAGGCATTGGAGGAGGGGTTGAAGCCGTTCTGGCGGATCTGA
- a CDS encoding PLP-dependent aminotransferase family protein, producing MTLYVNLAELLGTRIEQGFYRPGDRLPSVRALSVEHGVSLSTVQQAYRMLEDNGLATPKPKSGYFVPVGRELPELPAIGRPAQRPVEISQWDQVLELIRAVPRKDVVQLGRGMPDVGSPTMKPLLRGLARISRRQDMPGLYYDNIHGNLELREQIARLMLDSGCQLSPSDLVITTGCHEALSTSIHAICEPGDIVAVDSPSFHGAMQTLKGLGMKALEIPTDPLTGISLDALELALEQWPIKVIQLTPNCNNPLGYVMPESRKRALLTLAQRFDVAIIEDDVYGELAYTYPRPRTIKSFDEDGRVLLCSSFSKTLAPGLRIGWVAPGRYLERVLHMKYISTGSTAPQPQIAIAEFLKAGHFEPHLRRMRTQYQRNRDLMIDWVTRYFPVGTRASRPQGSFMLWVELPEGFDTLKLNRALHDQNVQIAVGSIFSASGKYRNCLRMNYAAKPTAQIEEAVRRVGAAAIKLLAETD from the coding sequence ATGACTCTGTATGTAAACCTTGCCGAATTGCTCGGCACCCGCATAGAACAGGGCTTCTATCGGCCCGGCGATCGCTTGCCCTCGGTGCGCGCCTTGAGCGTTGAACATGGCGTCAGCCTGAGCACGGTGCAGCAGGCTTATCGCATGCTTGAAGACAACGGTCTCGCTACGCCGAAACCCAAGTCCGGTTACTTCGTGCCGGTCGGTCGGGAGCTGCCGGAGCTGCCCGCAATCGGTCGCCCTGCGCAGCGGCCGGTGGAGATCTCACAATGGGATCAGGTGTTGGAATTGATCCGCGCGGTGCCGCGCAAAGACGTGGTACAGCTTGGCCGCGGCATGCCCGATGTCGGCTCGCCGACCATGAAACCGCTGCTGCGTGGGCTGGCGCGAATCAGTCGCCGACAGGACATGCCCGGTCTGTATTATGACAATATTCACGGCAACCTCGAACTGCGCGAACAGATCGCTCGCTTGATGCTCGATTCCGGGTGCCAATTGAGCCCAAGCGATCTGGTTATCACTACAGGCTGTCACGAAGCGCTATCCACCAGCATCCACGCCATCTGCGAGCCGGGCGACATCGTCGCGGTAGATTCGCCGAGTTTCCATGGCGCCATGCAGACGCTCAAAGGCTTGGGCATGAAAGCCCTGGAAATCCCTACTGACCCGCTCACCGGTATCAGCCTCGACGCGCTGGAACTGGCGCTGGAGCAATGGCCAATCAAGGTCATTCAGCTCACGCCGAACTGCAACAACCCGCTCGGCTACGTCATGCCAGAGTCGCGCAAACGCGCGTTGTTGACGCTGGCCCAGCGCTTTGACGTGGCGATCATCGAAGACGATGTGTATGGCGAACTCGCCTACACCTACCCGCGCCCACGCACGATCAAATCCTTCGACGAAGATGGTCGCGTATTGCTGTGCAGTTCGTTTTCCAAAACCCTGGCGCCGGGATTGCGCATTGGTTGGGTCGCACCGGGACGCTATCTGGAACGGGTGCTGCACATGAAGTACATCAGCACCGGATCCACCGCGCCGCAGCCGCAAATCGCCATCGCCGAATTTCTCAAGGCTGGTCATTTCGAACCACATTTGCGCCGGATGCGCACGCAATACCAACGCAATCGCGACTTGATGATCGACTGGGTAACCCGCTATTTCCCCGTCGGCACCCGCGCCAGCCGTCCGCAGGGCAGCTTCATGCTGTGGGTCGAGCTACCAGAGGGTTTCGACACGCTGAAACTGAATCGTGCGTTGCATGACCAAAACGTACAGATTGCTGTCGGCAGCATCTTTTCCGCCTCGGGGAAATACCGCAATTGCCTGCGGATGAACTACGCTGCCAAACCAACCGCGCAAATCGAAGAGGCGGTGCGCAGGGTCGGTGCGGCCGCGATAAAATTACTCGCGGAGACCGACTGA
- a CDS encoding phospholipase D family protein → MSFRQPLLALLILASFLSGCASLDVSREPSQTLPAEQSSFGRSIQAQAAPYKGQSGFRLLSDSGEAFTARAELIRHAQVSLDLQYYIVHDGISTRMLVEEVLKAADRGVRVRILLDDTTSDGLDQIIATLAAHPQIQIRLFNPLHLGRSTGVTRAAGRLFNLSVQHRRMHNKLWLADNSAAIVGGRNLGDEYFDAQPNLNFTDIDMLSVGPVAEQLGHSFDQYWNSALSKPIEEFLSSRPTAADLHNTRTRLEESLEETRKQNHALYQQLMKFTTDPRMDIWRKELIWAWNQALWDAPSKVLSNGEPDPHLLLTTQLAPELTGVSKELIMISAYFVPGQPGLVYLTGRADAGVAVSLLTNSLEATDVPAVHGGYAPYRKALLEHGVKLYELRRQPGDNYGSGPRVFYSRSYRGSDSSLHSKAMIFDRRKSFIGSFNFDPRSVLWNTEVGVLVDSPELAEHVRALALQGMAPTLSYQAKLEEGKVVWLTEDNGQMHTLTKEPGSWWRRFNSWFSTSVGLERML, encoded by the coding sequence GTGAGCTTCAGACAGCCCCTACTCGCTTTACTGATACTCGCCTCGTTCCTCAGCGGCTGCGCCAGCCTTGATGTATCGCGCGAACCGAGCCAGACGTTACCGGCGGAGCAGTCCAGTTTCGGCCGTTCGATCCAGGCTCAGGCGGCTCCCTATAAGGGGCAATCGGGTTTCCGTCTGCTGTCCGACAGTGGCGAGGCGTTTACCGCCCGGGCTGAGCTGATTCGTCATGCGCAGGTCAGCCTTGATTTGCAGTACTACATCGTTCACGACGGCATCAGCACCCGAATGCTCGTGGAAGAGGTGCTGAAGGCTGCCGACCGTGGCGTGCGCGTGCGCATCCTGCTCGACGACACCACCAGCGATGGCCTCGACCAGATCATCGCCACGCTGGCGGCGCATCCGCAGATCCAGATTCGCTTGTTCAATCCGCTGCATCTGGGGCGCAGCACCGGTGTCACGCGTGCGGCGGGACGTCTGTTCAATTTGTCTGTGCAACATCGGCGCATGCACAACAAGCTGTGGCTGGCGGACAACAGTGCGGCCATCGTCGGCGGGCGCAATCTGGGTGATGAATATTTCGATGCCCAACCCAATCTGAATTTCACCGACATCGACATGCTCAGCGTCGGCCCGGTCGCCGAGCAGCTTGGGCACAGTTTCGATCAATACTGGAACAGCGCGTTGAGCAAGCCGATTGAAGAGTTTCTCTCCAGTCGACCCACCGCTGCCGACCTGCACAACACCCGCACGCGCCTGGAAGAATCGCTGGAAGAAACCCGCAAGCAGAATCACGCGCTGTATCAACAGTTGATGAAGTTCACCACGGATCCGCGCATGGACATCTGGCGCAAGGAGCTGATCTGGGCCTGGAACCAAGCCTTGTGGGATGCGCCGAGCAAAGTCCTGTCCAACGGCGAACCGGATCCGCACCTGCTGCTGACCACGCAACTGGCGCCGGAACTGACCGGTGTCAGCAAAGAGCTGATCATGATTTCAGCGTATTTCGTGCCGGGCCAGCCGGGGCTGGTCTACCTGACCGGGCGCGCCGACGCCGGAGTTGCCGTGAGTCTGCTGACCAATTCGCTGGAGGCCACCGATGTGCCCGCGGTACATGGCGGTTACGCGCCGTATCGCAAGGCGTTGCTTGAACACGGAGTAAAACTCTATGAGCTGCGGCGCCAGCCTGGGGATAACTATGGCAGCGGGCCGCGCGTGTTCTATAGCCGTTCGTATCGCGGCTCGGATTCCAGCCTGCACAGCAAAGCGATGATCTTTGATCGACGCAAATCGTTTATCGGTTCGTTCAATTTCGATCCACGCTCAGTACTGTGGAATACCGAAGTCGGCGTACTGGTCGATAGCCCGGAGCTGGCCGAGCATGTGCGCGCATTGGCGCTGCAAGGCATGGCGCCAACCCTCAGTTATCAGGCGAAACTTGAAGAGGGCAAGGTCGTGTGGCTCACCGAAGACAACGGTCAGATGCATACCCTGACCAAGGAGCCGGGGAGCTGGTGGCGACGCTTCAATTCGTGGTTCAGCACCAGCGTCGGCTTGGAACGCATGCTATAA
- a CDS encoding MFS transporter gives MRWGTYFAVLASVLSVGLALGVSMPLVSLRLEGWGYGSFAIGVMAAMPAIGVLLGAKISSHLAAYFGTANLMRLCLWAGALSIGLLALLPSYPIWLLLRLMIGVILTIVFILGESWINQLVVEQWRGRLVALYGSSYALSQLSGPLLLGALGTEHDYGFWVGVGLLTVSPLLLLGRSGAPSSEANSVTFSDLWGFARELPAIAWAVSLFAAFEAMILTLLPVYCLQQGFTAEIALAMVSTVVVGDALLQLPIGALADYLSRRTLFAGCAVVLMLSSLAIPMLLDTLLIWPLWVLFGASAGGLFTLSLILIGERYRDDALVRANAHIAQLWGVGCLVGPLAAGAGSQWINGHALPLLMAAGAFGLVLLLLRQGAFGAAQAA, from the coding sequence ATGCGGTGGGGGACGTATTTCGCCGTGTTGGCGTCTGTCTTGAGTGTCGGCTTGGCTTTGGGTGTCAGCATGCCGCTGGTGTCGCTGCGCCTGGAAGGCTGGGGTTATGGCTCGTTCGCTATCGGTGTGATGGCGGCAATGCCGGCGATTGGCGTGCTGCTGGGGGCGAAGATTTCCAGCCATCTCGCCGCGTATTTCGGCACGGCGAACCTGATGCGTTTGTGCCTGTGGGCCGGCGCCTTGTCGATCGGCCTGTTGGCACTGTTGCCGAGCTATCCGATCTGGCTGCTGCTGCGGCTGATGATTGGAGTGATCCTGACCATCGTGTTTATCCTTGGCGAAAGCTGGATCAATCAATTGGTGGTCGAGCAGTGGCGCGGGCGTCTGGTGGCGCTGTATGGCAGCAGCTATGCGTTGAGCCAATTGTCGGGTCCGCTGCTGCTGGGCGCGCTCGGCACCGAGCATGATTACGGATTCTGGGTGGGCGTCGGTCTGCTCACGGTTTCGCCTTTGTTGCTCCTGGGACGCAGCGGCGCGCCGAGCAGTGAAGCCAACAGCGTAACGTTCAGCGACTTGTGGGGGTTCGCCCGCGAGCTACCGGCGATTGCCTGGGCGGTGTCGTTGTTCGCGGCGTTTGAAGCCATGATTCTGACACTGCTGCCGGTGTACTGCCTGCAACAGGGCTTCACTGCCGAAATTGCTTTGGCGATGGTCAGCACCGTGGTGGTTGGCGACGCGTTGCTGCAATTGCCGATTGGCGCTCTGGCCGATTACCTGTCGCGGCGCACGCTGTTTGCCGGTTGCGCGGTGGTGTTGATGCTGTCGAGTCTGGCGATTCCAATGCTGCTCGACACGCTGCTGATCTGGCCGTTGTGGGTACTGTTCGGCGCCAGCGCCGGCGGCTTGTTCACTTTGTCGCTGATTTTGATCGGCGAGCGCTATCGAGACGACGCACTGGTCCGCGCCAATGCGCACATCGCGCAGCTGTGGGGTGTCGGTTGTCTGGTCGGACCGTTGGCGGCGGGGGCGGGCAGTCAGTGGATCAATGGGCATGCGTTGCCGCTGTTGATGGCGGCGGGGGCGTTCGGGTTGGTGCTTTTGTTGTTGCGCCAAGGGGCGTTCGGCGCCGCGCAGGCGGCTTAA
- a CDS encoding aldehyde dehydrogenase, whose amino-acid sequence MTTLTRADWEQRARDLQIEGRAYLNGEYTDAVSGETFECISPVDGRLLGKIASCDAADAERAVENARATFNSGVWSRLAPTKRKATMIRFAGLLKQHAEELALLETLDMGKPISDSLYIDVPGAAQALSWSGEAIDKIYDEVAATPHDQLGLVTREPVGVVGAIVPWNFPLMMACWKLGPALSTGNSVILKPSEKSPLTAIRIAALAVEAGIPKGVLNVLPGYGHTVGKALALHNDVDTLVFTGSTKIAKQLMIYSGESNMKRVWLEAGGKSPNIVFADAPDLQAAAESAASAIAFNQGEVCTAGSRLLVERSIKDKFLPMVIEALKTWKPGNPLDPATNVGALVDTQQMNTVLSYIESGHSDGAKLVAGGKRIMQETGGTYVEPTIFDGVSNAMKIAQEEIFGPVLSVIAFDTAEEAIQIANDTPYGLAAAVWTQDISKAHLTAKALRAGSVWVNQYDGGDMTAPFGGFKQSGNGRDKSLHAFDKYTELKATWIKL is encoded by the coding sequence ATGACCACCCTGACTCGTGCCGACTGGGAACAACGCGCCCGCGATTTGCAGATTGAAGGCCGCGCCTACCTGAACGGTGAATACACCGACGCTGTCTCCGGCGAGACGTTCGAATGCATCAGCCCGGTCGACGGTCGTCTGCTCGGCAAGATCGCCAGCTGCGACGCCGCCGACGCTGAGCGTGCGGTGGAAAACGCTCGCGCCACCTTCAATTCCGGCGTTTGGTCGCGCCTGGCGCCGACCAAACGTAAAGCCACCATGATCCGTTTCGCCGGACTGTTGAAACAGCATGCCGAAGAACTGGCGCTGCTCGAAACTCTGGACATGGGCAAGCCGATCAGCGATTCGCTGTACATCGACGTGCCAGGCGCAGCCCAAGCGCTGAGCTGGAGCGGTGAAGCGATCGACAAGATCTATGACGAAGTCGCCGCGACTCCGCACGATCAGCTAGGCCTGGTGACTCGCGAGCCGGTGGGCGTGGTCGGGGCCATCGTGCCGTGGAACTTCCCGTTGATGATGGCGTGCTGGAAACTCGGCCCGGCGCTGTCGACCGGTAACTCGGTGATCCTCAAGCCGTCGGAAAAATCGCCGCTGACCGCCATCCGCATCGCTGCCTTGGCCGTTGAGGCCGGGATTCCGAAAGGTGTGCTCAACGTGCTGCCGGGTTACGGTCACACCGTCGGCAAGGCGCTCGCGCTGCATAACGATGTCGACACGCTGGTGTTCACCGGCTCGACCAAAATCGCCAAGCAACTGATGATCTACTCCGGCGAATCGAACATGAAACGCGTTTGGCTGGAAGCGGGTGGCAAGAGCCCGAACATCGTCTTCGCCGATGCGCCGGACCTGCAGGCCGCTGCCGAATCCGCCGCCAGCGCCATTGCTTTCAACCAGGGCGAAGTTTGCACCGCCGGTTCGCGTCTGCTGGTCGAGCGTTCGATCAAGGACAAATTCCTGCCTATGGTGATCGAGGCGCTGAAAACCTGGAAGCCAGGTAACCCGCTGGATCCGGCGACCAACGTCGGTGCGCTGGTCGATACCCAGCAAATGAATACCGTGCTGTCGTATATCGAATCCGGGCATAGCGATGGCGCCAAACTGGTCGCTGGCGGCAAGCGCATCATGCAGGAGACCGGTGGCACCTACGTTGAGCCAACGATCTTCGACGGCGTCAGCAACGCGATGAAGATTGCCCAGGAAGAGATCTTCGGCCCGGTGTTGTCGGTCATTGCTTTCGACACGGCTGAAGAGGCCATCCAGATCGCCAACGACACGCCGTATGGCCTCGCCGCAGCGGTCTGGACCCAGGACATCTCCAAGGCGCACCTGACCGCCAAAGCCTTGCGCGCGGGTAGCGTGTGGGTCAACCAGTACGACGGCGGCGACATGACCGCTCCGTTCGGTGGCTTCAAGCAGTCGGGCAACGGTCGCGACAAATCGCTGCACGCCTTCGACAAGTACACCGAGCTGAAGGCGACGTGGATCAAGCTGTAA
- a CDS encoding cupin domain-containing protein, translating into MSIHNVVDISLGSSEAERYRPDPTKVLKGYPEQAVFHQYDSPCGQMGVGVWEGAVGQWTVNYTEHEYCEILQGVSVLRDSDGNAKTLRVGDRFVIPAGFRGTWEVLEACRKIYVIFEQKA; encoded by the coding sequence ATGAGCATCCACAACGTCGTCGACATCAGCCTGGGGAGCAGCGAAGCCGAACGCTATCGCCCGGACCCGACAAAAGTTCTCAAGGGCTACCCTGAGCAAGCGGTGTTCCATCAATACGACAGCCCTTGCGGGCAGATGGGCGTCGGCGTGTGGGAAGGCGCGGTGGGCCAGTGGACGGTGAATTACACCGAGCATGAGTATTGCGAGATTCTGCAGGGGGTTTCGGTGCTGCGTGACAGCGATGGCAATGCCAAGACGTTGCGAGTTGGCGATCGCTTTGTGATTCCGGCCGGGTTTCGCGGGACCTGGGAGGTGCTGGAGGCTTGCCGCAAGATCTATGTGATCTTCGAACAAAAAGCCTGA
- the rpmG gene encoding 50S ribosomal protein L33, with amino-acid sequence MRELIRLISSAGTGHFYTTDKNKRTTPDKIEIKKFDPVVRKHVMYKEGKIK; translated from the coding sequence ATGCGTGAATTGATTCGTTTGATCTCGAGCGCCGGTACTGGTCACTTCTACACTACCGACAAGAACAAGCGTACTACCCCGGACAAAATCGAGATCAAGAAATTTGATCCGGTTGTTCGCAAGCACGTGATGTACAAGGAAGGCAAAATCAAGTAA
- the rpmB gene encoding 50S ribosomal protein L28, which produces MSRVCQVTGKGPVTGNNISHANNKTRRRFLPNLQHHRFWVEEEKRFVRLRVSAKGMRIIDKRGITVVLAELRRDGKI; this is translated from the coding sequence ATGTCGAGAGTATGTCAAGTTACCGGTAAGGGTCCGGTGACTGGGAATAACATTTCCCACGCAAACAACAAAACCCGTCGTCGTTTCCTGCCGAACCTGCAGCATCACCGCTTCTGGGTTGAAGAAGAGAAACGTTTTGTGCGTCTGCGCGTATCTGCCAAAGGCATGCGTATCATCGACAAGCGTGGCATCACTGTCGTGCTCGCCGAACTTCGCCGCGATGGCAAGATTTAA
- a CDS encoding ABC transporter substrate-binding protein — translation MRLAALPLLFAPLLLSPLAQAAALSVCTEASPEGFDVVQYNSLTTTNASADVLMNRLVDFDTASGKVIPSLADSWEVSTDGLTYAFKLHPQVKFHTTDYFKPSRELTAEDVKFSFDRMLDPANPWHKVAQSGFPHAQSMQLPALIKKIDALDPLTVRFTLDHPDSTFLATLSMGFASIYSAEYADKLMKAGAAEKLNSQPIGTGPFVFTRFQKDAAIRYKANPDYFRGKPSVDPLIFAITPDANVRLQKLRRNECQIALSPKPLDVQAALKEPTLKVEKTDAFMTAFVGINSQHPPLDKPEVRQVINLAFDKANYIKAVFEDTAEAANGPYPPNTWSYAKNLPGYPHDVAKAKALLAKAGLQDGFKTTIWTRPSGSLLNPNPSLGAQMLQSDLAEIGIQAEIRVIEWGELIRRAKAGEHDLLFMGWAGDNGDPDNFLTPQFSCAAVKSGTNFARYCNADLDKLISAGKTTSEQGVRTKLYEQAQTQIQQQALWLPLAHPTAYALTRQDVQGYSVSPFGRQDYSKVTLK, via the coding sequence ATGCGCCTCGCTGCCCTACCCCTGCTGTTCGCCCCGCTCTTGCTGAGCCCACTGGCCCAAGCCGCCGCATTGAGCGTCTGCACCGAGGCCAGCCCTGAGGGGTTCGACGTGGTGCAATACAACTCGCTGACTACCACCAATGCCTCGGCGGACGTGCTGATGAATCGCCTGGTGGATTTCGATACCGCCAGCGGCAAGGTCATCCCCAGTCTGGCTGATAGCTGGGAAGTCAGCACCGATGGCCTGACTTACGCCTTCAAGCTACACCCGCAGGTGAAGTTTCATACGACCGACTACTTCAAGCCGAGCCGTGAGCTGACCGCCGAAGACGTGAAATTCAGTTTCGACCGCATGCTCGATCCGGCCAACCCGTGGCACAAAGTTGCGCAGAGCGGCTTCCCGCACGCGCAGTCGATGCAGCTGCCAGCGCTGATCAAGAAAATCGATGCGCTCGACCCACTGACCGTACGTTTTACGCTTGATCATCCGGACTCGACCTTCCTCGCCACCCTGAGCATGGGCTTTGCTTCGATCTATTCCGCCGAATACGCCGACAAGCTGATGAAGGCCGGCGCGGCGGAGAAGCTCAACAGCCAGCCGATCGGCACGGGCCCGTTCGTGTTCACCCGCTTCCAGAAAGACGCCGCGATCCGCTACAAGGCCAACCCGGATTATTTCCGTGGCAAGCCTTCAGTGGATCCGCTGATCTTCGCTATCACCCCGGACGCCAACGTGCGCCTGCAAAAACTGCGGCGCAATGAGTGCCAGATCGCCTTGTCGCCCAAGCCTCTGGACGTACAAGCCGCGCTGAAAGAACCGACGCTGAAAGTCGAAAAGACTGACGCGTTCATGACCGCTTTCGTTGGCATCAACAGCCAGCATCCGCCGCTGGACAAGCCGGAAGTGCGCCAGGTGATCAACTTGGCTTTCGATAAGGCCAACTACATCAAAGCCGTATTCGAAGACACCGCCGAAGCGGCCAACGGCCCTTACCCGCCGAACACCTGGAGCTACGCGAAAAATCTGCCGGGCTACCCGCACGACGTTGCGAAAGCCAAAGCGCTGCTCGCCAAGGCCGGGTTGCAGGATGGCTTCAAGACTACGATCTGGACACGTCCATCGGGCAGCCTGCTGAATCCCAATCCGAGCCTCGGCGCGCAAATGTTGCAATCGGACCTGGCAGAAATCGGCATTCAGGCGGAAATCCGCGTCATCGAGTGGGGTGAGCTGATTCGCCGCGCCAAGGCGGGCGAGCATGATCTGCTGTTCATGGGCTGGGCCGGCGACAACGGCGACCCGGACAACTTCCTCACCCCGCAGTTTTCCTGCGCGGCGGTGAAGTCCGGCACCAACTTCGCCCGCTACTGCAACGCCGATCTGGACAAGCTGATCAGCGCCGGCAAGACCACCAGCGAACAAGGGGTGCGCACGAAGCTATACGAACAGGCGCAAACGCAGATCCAGCAGCAGGCGTTGTGGCTACCGCTGGCGCACCCGACCGCCTATGCACTGACGCGCCAAGACGTGCAGGGTTATTCGGTAAGCCCGTTCGGGCGTCAGGATTATTCGAAAGTCACCCTGAAATAG
- the radC gene encoding RadC family protein: MSIRDWPAAERPRERLLEHGAASLSDAELLAIFLRTGLPGLSAVDLARNLLTQFGSLRLLLEADQHAFSKQLGLGPAKFAQLQAAQEMNRRHLAEKSRQKPALENPQVVRDYLKAMLRHEPHEVFGCLFLDSKHQVLNFEILFRGSIDNTSVHPREVVKRCLANNAAALILCHNHPSGNTDPSQADRLLTKRLQKALELVDVRVLDHFIVGDGEPLSMAECGWM; encoded by the coding sequence ATGAGTATTCGTGATTGGCCTGCGGCAGAACGGCCGCGGGAAAGGTTGTTGGAGCACGGGGCAGCGAGCCTTTCGGACGCTGAGTTATTGGCCATTTTTCTACGCACTGGCTTGCCCGGATTGAGTGCTGTGGATCTGGCGCGCAACTTGTTGACTCAATTCGGCAGCCTGCGTTTGCTGCTTGAGGCCGATCAGCACGCATTCAGCAAACAATTGGGTCTCGGGCCGGCAAAGTTTGCGCAACTGCAAGCTGCTCAGGAAATGAACAGGCGGCATCTGGCTGAAAAATCGAGGCAGAAACCGGCCCTGGAAAACCCACAGGTCGTTCGCGATTATCTTAAAGCGATGCTGCGTCACGAACCGCATGAAGTGTTTGGTTGCCTGTTTCTCGACTCCAAACATCAAGTACTGAATTTCGAAATACTTTTTCGTGGCTCGATCGACAACACCAGCGTGCATCCGCGCGAGGTGGTCAAGCGATGCCTGGCCAATAACGCTGCGGCGTTGATCCTGTGCCACAACCATCCATCGGGGAACACTGACCCCAGTCAGGCTGATCGATTGCTGACCAAGCGTCTGCAGAAGGCGCTGGAGTTGGTTGATGTGCGGGTGCTGGATCACTTCATCGTGGGCGATGGCGAGCCGTTGTCGATGGCTGAGTGTGGTTGGATGTAA